TAATATGTTTAAATTATTTTTTTCGAGAGCAATTTGAAATACATCGGGAAATAAATCGGATCCTTTTTCATCAACCAATCTGCCTATAAAAGCAAAAAGAGGTTTTTCAGCATCTAGATTAAAAGTATCGCACAGGTATTTTTTATTGGCTTCTGCACCCGCATTAACTGTTTTGATATTGTAATTTTCTATAATATAATGGTCTGTTTCTGGGTTCCAAACATCTGTATCTATACCGTTTAATATGCCCGAACATTTGGCGCTTTCAGCACTTAATAAGCTTTCCAAACCATTAGCAGCTAATTTTAATTCTTCCATATAACTAGGAGACACTGTAGTAATATGCCATGCACATTTTATGGCAGCGGCTAATGGATTTATGCTTCCTCCCCAATCTAACAAACCCACATGATTAAAATCAAAAGGAGGAATTAAACCTACTTTTAAATGGGGAAACCAGCCTTGATATTGCGCATTATGAATGGTTAATATGTTAGGTATTTTTCTAAACGCTTCATATTTATAACTTTCTTGAAGCATAAAAGGAATTAACCCCGTATGGTGGTCGTGGCAGTGTATGATGTCTGGATGTTTTCCCCAGGTTAGCATCCAATCGAGAATTGCAATTTGAAAGGCTAAAAAACGTTCGGTATCATCTGATGAATAGACATAGTTTTTAAACAATAAATCGGGGACGTCAATAAAAAAAACATCAAAGTCTAATGGGTTTTCTTTTAATGTTAAAACGTTAAAATCCACAAGGGTATTTCCTAAAGAAATTTGGTTACTGTAAATAGTTGTAAATACATGTTCTTGAGTAAACGTATTGTTATAAAAAGGCATGATAACTTGCGAAGATACATTAGAGTTGTTTAGATACTTTGGTAAAGCTCCTACAACATCGGCAAGTCCTCCTACTTTCGCAACCGGGTAGCATTCTGCACTTATGTGAATAATTGTCATTAATATTTTGCTTTGTCTATAAACTTACAAAAATATTATGCAACATTTTTTGGGAAATTTATTTTTGTAGAAATTATTGAGTATTGCATATTAATTA
The genomic region above belongs to Mariniflexile litorale and contains:
- a CDS encoding glycogen/starch synthase — protein: MTIIHISAECYPVAKVGGLADVVGALPKYLNNSNVSSQVIMPFYNNTFTQEHVFTTIYSNQISLGNTLVDFNVLTLKENPLDFDVFFIDVPDLLFKNYVYSSDDTERFLAFQIAILDWMLTWGKHPDIIHCHDHHTGLIPFMLQESYKYEAFRKIPNILTIHNAQYQGWFPHLKVGLIPPFDFNHVGLLDWGGSINPLAAAIKCAWHITTVSPSYMEELKLAANGLESLLSAESAKCSGILNGIDTDVWNPETDHYIIENYNIKTVNAGAEANKKYLCDTFNLDAEKPLFAFIGRLVDEKGSDLFPDVFQIALEKNNLNILLLGSGNSFVEEALKNLKNDYIGTYNAFIGYDEKLSHIMYAGADFLLMPSRVEPCGLNQMYALRYGTIPIVRSIGGLKDTVVDISKENGFGICHENVTVLEITNAINRGITLYKNQTEYKRIRNNIMEIDHSWHVSAKEYIKLYNSIN